The following are encoded in a window of Novosphingobium sp. ZN18A2 genomic DNA:
- the phbB gene encoding acetoacetyl-CoA reductase, producing the protein MGRVAIVTGGTRGIGEAICLALKNDLGYTVVANYAGNEEKAKAFADRTGIKTVRWDVGDHQACLDGCAKVAEEVGPVDVVVNNAGITRDGTLHKMSFDDWNEVMRINLGGCFNMAKACFPGMRARGWGRIVNIGSINGQAGQYGQVNYAAAKSGIHGFTKALAQEGAKFGVTCNAIAPGYIDTDMVAAVPDAVLEKIVAKIPVGRLGHAEEIARGVAFLVSEDAGFVTGSTMSINGGQHMY; encoded by the coding sequence ATGGGACGTGTCGCTATCGTAACCGGTGGAACCAGGGGCATCGGCGAGGCGATCTGTCTCGCGCTCAAGAACGACCTTGGATACACCGTTGTCGCCAACTATGCGGGGAACGAGGAAAAGGCGAAGGCCTTTGCCGATCGCACGGGCATCAAGACGGTGCGCTGGGACGTTGGCGATCATCAGGCCTGCCTGGACGGTTGCGCGAAAGTCGCCGAAGAGGTCGGCCCGGTGGATGTGGTGGTCAACAACGCGGGCATCACGCGTGACGGCACGCTCCACAAGATGAGCTTCGACGACTGGAACGAAGTGATGCGCATCAACCTTGGCGGCTGCTTCAACATGGCCAAGGCGTGCTTCCCCGGCATGCGGGCGCGCGGCTGGGGCCGCATCGTCAACATCGGATCGATCAACGGGCAGGCGGGCCAGTACGGCCAGGTGAACTATGCGGCGGCGAAAAGCGGCATCCACGGCTTCACCAAGGCGCTGGCGCAAGAAGGCGCCAAGTTCGGCGTAACCTGCAACGCCATCGCGCCCGGCTATATCGATACGGACATGGTCGCCGCCGTGCCCGACGCGGTGCTGGAAAAGATCGTCGCGAAGATCCCGGTCGGCCGCCTGGGCCACGCAGAGGAAATCGCGCGCGGCGTTGCCTTCCTCGTCTCGGAAGACGCGGGCTTCGTCACCGGCTCGACCATGAGCATCAACGGCGGCCAGCATATGTATTGA
- a CDS encoding DUF4019 domain-containing protein translates to MTEGFSALTDKEKETLRLLLDGHDAKSIAAHFDLSVHTINERLREARRKLAVSSSRAAARLLREEERKHPELLGDKVLGDATETGGVEQHWPPAGQGSAFRRPGWVIGGLLMSITLGLTLIAASSLGGLAQAPSPQSASAAPNPVEANVIGAARNWLALVDNGDWQASWEATGHSFRKANSVERWADASKSAREPLGGVESRQLATVDFTPAPPSGNWVVKFRTDFANKANVAETVTLIKEDGTWKVIGCMID, encoded by the coding sequence ATGACCGAAGGTTTCAGCGCGCTGACCGACAAGGAAAAGGAGACTCTGCGCCTCCTCCTTGATGGCCATGACGCAAAAAGCATCGCTGCGCACTTCGACTTGTCGGTCCATACAATCAACGAACGATTGCGCGAAGCACGGCGAAAGCTTGCAGTTTCCAGCAGCCGTGCCGCTGCGCGCTTGCTGCGGGAGGAGGAGCGGAAACACCCCGAATTGCTTGGGGACAAGGTTTTGGGGGATGCCACAGAGACAGGAGGCGTGGAACAGCATTGGCCCCCGGCCGGTCAAGGCAGCGCGTTTCGCCGCCCCGGCTGGGTGATCGGAGGATTGCTCATGTCAATTACCCTTGGACTAACCTTGATCGCCGCATCGTCGCTGGGAGGGCTTGCTCAGGCGCCATCTCCACAATCCGCTTCGGCAGCACCCAACCCTGTCGAGGCCAACGTCATCGGTGCCGCGCGCAATTGGTTGGCGCTCGTCGACAATGGCGACTGGCAGGCGAGTTGGGAAGCGACCGGCCATTCGTTTCGCAAGGCCAACTCAGTCGAACGCTGGGCGGACGCCTCAAAAAGCGCGCGCGAGCCATTAGGCGGGGTGGAATCGCGCCAATTGGCGACGGTCGATTTCACGCCCGCCCCGCCCTCGGGTAACTGGGTCGTCAAGTTCCGGACCGATTTCGCCAACAAGGCGAACGTGGCCGAAACCGTCACTCTCATAAAAGAGGACGGGACGTGGAAAGTAATCGGCTGCATGATTGACTAA
- a CDS encoding ribbon-helix-helix domain-containing protein encodes MTTPYHPPVKRSVEIAGHKTSISLEPLFWDMLREAAVAEAVPVNALVARIDAERIGAENPPGLASAVRLWLVGWLAARGRGAHPQPLPQARGERDLPNRR; translated from the coding sequence ATGACCACTCCCTATCACCCGCCGGTCAAGCGTTCGGTAGAGATTGCCGGGCACAAGACCTCGATCAGTCTCGAACCGCTGTTCTGGGATATGCTGCGCGAGGCGGCGGTGGCCGAAGCGGTGCCGGTCAACGCGCTCGTCGCGCGGATCGATGCAGAGCGCATCGGCGCGGAAAACCCGCCGGGGCTGGCGAGCGCGGTGCGGTTGTGGCTGGTCGGCTGGCTGGCGGCGCGTGGTCGCGGTGCCCACCCCCAGCCGCTCCCGCAAGCGAGAGGGGAGCGAGACTTGCCGAACCGCAGGTGA
- the murA gene encoding UDP-N-acetylglucosamine 1-carboxyvinyltransferase — translation MDKIIIRGGKRLSGTIPVSGAKNAALTLLPCALLTDEPLTLRNLPRLADIDGFQHLMNQFGVTTVIQGSRPEDFGRVMSLEATRITSSVAPYDLVRKMRASILVLGPMLARMGEATVSLPGGCAIGNRPIDLHLKALEALGATIELAQGYVRAIAPDGGLPGGRYSFPVVSVGATENAIMAAVLANGKSTFHNAAREPEIVDLCKLLVAMGAEIEGIGTSDLTVHGVSRLHGATYRVMSDRIEAGSYACAAAITGGEVFLKNAVAEEMEATIQALRDAGVAIEPRRDGIQVTADGPLKPVTLSTAPYPGFATDMQAQLMALLCLAKGSSVLTETIFENRYMHVPELNRMGAKIETKGRTAVVHGVDELTGAEVMATDLRASMSLVIAGLAAKGETQVHRLYHLDRGYERLEEKLALVGADIERVGDD, via the coding sequence ATGGACAAGATCATCATTCGCGGGGGGAAGCGCCTGTCGGGCACGATCCCCGTTTCCGGCGCGAAGAACGCCGCCCTCACCCTGCTTCCCTGCGCCCTGCTGACCGACGAGCCGCTGACGCTGCGCAACCTGCCGCGACTTGCCGATATCGACGGTTTCCAGCACCTGATGAACCAGTTCGGCGTGACCACGGTGATCCAGGGATCGCGGCCAGAGGATTTCGGCCGGGTGATGAGCCTTGAGGCAACGCGCATCACCAGTTCGGTCGCGCCGTATGACCTTGTGCGAAAGATGCGCGCGTCGATCCTGGTGCTTGGCCCGATGCTGGCGCGCATGGGCGAGGCCACCGTTTCACTGCCCGGCGGCTGCGCCATCGGCAACCGGCCCATCGACCTGCACCTGAAGGCGCTGGAAGCGCTGGGCGCGACGATCGAACTGGCGCAGGGCTATGTCCGCGCGATCGCGCCCGACGGCGGCCTGCCCGGCGGACGCTATTCCTTCCCGGTCGTCTCGGTCGGCGCGACGGAGAACGCGATCATGGCCGCCGTGCTGGCCAACGGGAAATCCACCTTCCACAACGCCGCGCGCGAACCGGAAATCGTTGATCTGTGCAAGCTGCTGGTCGCGATGGGGGCGGAGATCGAGGGCATCGGCACGTCCGACCTTACCGTTCACGGCGTCTCGCGCCTGCACGGCGCAACCTATCGCGTGATGAGCGACCGGATCGAGGCCGGCAGCTATGCCTGCGCGGCGGCGATCACCGGTGGCGAGGTGTTCCTGAAGAATGCCGTGGCCGAGGAAATGGAAGCGACGATCCAGGCGCTGCGCGATGCCGGCGTCGCCATAGAACCGCGCCGCGACGGCATACAGGTGACGGCGGACGGCCCGCTGAAGCCGGTGACGCTATCAACCGCGCCCTACCCCGGCTTCGCCACCGATATGCAGGCCCAGCTGATGGCTCTGCTGTGCCTTGCCAAGGGGTCGAGCGTGCTGACCGAGACGATCTTCGAGAACCGCTATATGCACGTGCCCGAACTCAACCGCATGGGCGCGAAGATAGAAACCAAGGGCCGCACCGCCGTGGTCCACGGGGTGGACGAACTGACCGGCGCCGAAGTGATGGCGACCGACCTGCGCGCTTCGATGAGCCTTGTTATCGCCGGCCTTGCAGCCAAGGGCGAAACGCAGGTCCATCGCCTCTACCACCTCGACCGCGGATACGAGCGGCTGGAAGAAAAGCTGGCACTGGTCGGCGCGGATATCGAACGCGTCGGGGACGACTAG
- the galU gene encoding UTP--glucose-1-phosphate uridylyltransferase GalU: MTSQKHKPIRKAVFPVAGLGTRFLPATKAIPKELLPVVDRPLIQYAVDEAREAGIEQLIFVTGRGKTAIVEHFDTAYELETTLQERGKSLDVLEPTRVLPGNLVTVRQQVPMGLGHAIWCARAIVGEEPFAIFLPDELMIGTPGCMKQMVDAYNQVGGNLISVLEVPREDVSSYGVIAPGAKAGDGLTEVTGLVEKPPVEQAPSNLILSGRYILQPEVMRVLENQEKGAGGEIQLTDAMAQMIGEQAFHAVTFAGKRYDCGSKTGFIEATLALALEREDMGAEVREIAKRLLGS; this comes from the coding sequence ATGACTTCACAAAAGCACAAGCCGATCCGCAAGGCCGTTTTCCCCGTCGCGGGGCTTGGCACCCGCTTCCTCCCGGCCACCAAGGCCATCCCCAAAGAGCTTCTGCCCGTCGTCGACCGTCCGCTTATCCAGTACGCGGTGGACGAGGCGCGCGAGGCGGGTATCGAGCAGCTGATCTTCGTGACCGGGCGCGGGAAAACCGCGATCGTCGAACATTTCGACACCGCATACGAACTGGAGACGACGCTGCAAGAGCGCGGCAAGTCGCTCGACGTGCTAGAGCCCACGCGCGTCCTTCCCGGCAACCTTGTTACCGTGCGGCAGCAGGTGCCGATGGGGCTGGGCCACGCGATCTGGTGCGCGCGCGCAATCGTGGGGGAAGAACCTTTCGCCATCTTCCTGCCCGATGAACTGATGATCGGCACGCCGGGCTGCATGAAGCAGATGGTGGATGCCTATAACCAGGTGGGCGGCAACCTGATCAGCGTTCTGGAAGTCCCGCGAGAGGATGTGTCGAGCTATGGCGTGATCGCCCCCGGCGCGAAAGCCGGAGACGGGCTGACCGAAGTGACGGGGCTGGTCGAAAAGCCGCCGGTGGAACAGGCACCGTCGAACCTGATCCTTTCCGGGCGCTATATCCTTCAGCCTGAGGTGATGCGCGTTCTGGAAAACCAGGAAAAGGGTGCGGGCGGCGAAATCCAGCTGACCGACGCCATGGCGCAGATGATCGGCGAGCAAGCGTTCCACGCGGTTACGTTCGCCGGCAAACGCTATGACTGCGGCAGCAAGACCGGTTTCATCGAGGCGACGCTTGCCCTCGCGCTTGAGCGTGAGGACATGGGCGCGGAAGTGCGCGAGATCGCAAAGCGGCTGCTCGGCAGTTGA